A genomic stretch from Carcharodon carcharias isolate sCarCar2 chromosome 27 unlocalized genomic scaffold, sCarCar2.pri SUPER_27_unloc_1, whole genome shotgun sequence includes:
- the LOC121273726 gene encoding zinc finger protein 271-like gives MDKPWKCGDCGKRYRIPSELEIIHRIHTGERPFTCSECGKGFTRSSHLLKHQRIHTGERPFTCSECGKGFTGSSHLRTHQRVHTGERPFTCSECGKGFSQSPNLLTHQRIHTGERPFSCSVCGNKFSQLSSLRTHQRFHTGERPFTCSECGKGFVETSSLLTHQRLHTGERPFICSECGKGFTQLSHLQKHQRIHTGERPFTCSKPWKCGDCGKGFRAPSDLEIHRRRHTGERPFTCSVCGKGFSQSSSLLQHHVTHSNERPFKCSDCGSAFKRSHDLTVHQRIHTEERSFSCSHCGKTFGTSSKLLIHQRVHSGERPFTCSICRKGFTQSSALWTHKRVHTGQKPFTCSECGKGFSDSSHLQRHWRVHSGERPFTCSECGKGFTQISNLQIHQRVHSGERPFTCSVCGKRFTQISNLQIHQRVHTGERPFTCCVCGKGFSHSYTLQKHKWDHIGGRPFTCSECGKGFSDSSTLQTHKRVHTGERPFTCSLCEKGFTQLSNLLTHQRVHTGERPFTCSECGKRFTQSSHLRRHQRVHK, from the exons ATGGataaaccatggaaatgtggagaCTGTGGGAAGCGATACCGAATCCCATCTGAACTGGAAATTATTCATCGCATTCATACCGGGGAGAGGcctttcacctgctctgaatgtgggaaaggattcacaaggtcatcccacctgctgaagcaccagcggattcacaccggggagaggccgttcacctgctctgaatgtgggaagggattcactggcTCATCCCACCTgcggacacaccagcgagttcacactggggagagaccattcacctgctctgagtgtgggaagggattctctCAGTCACCCAACCTACtcacacaccagcgaattcacactggagagagaccgttTAGCTGTTCTGTGTGTGGGAACAAATTCAGTCAGTTATCCAGCCTGCGGACACaccagcgatttcacactggggagaggccgttcacctgctctgagtgtggaaagggattcgtTGAGACATCGAGTCTGCTGACACACCAACgacttcacactggggagaggccattcatctgctctgagtgtgggaaaggattcactcagttatcccacctgcagaaacaccagagaattcacactggcgagcggccattcacctgctct aaaccgtggaaatgtggggactgtgggaagggatttcggGCCCCCTCTGATCTGGAGATTCATCGACGccgtcacactggggagaggccgttcacttgCTCCGTGTGCGGCaagggattcagtcagtcatccagcctgctgcAGCACCATGTCACTCACAGcaatgagagaccttttaaatgctctgactgtgggagtgCCTTCAAAAGATCTCATGACCTGACAGtccaccagcgcattcacactgaggagagatcATTCAGCTGTTCTCACTGTGGGAAGACATTTGGAACATCCTCCAAACTGCTGATACACCAGCGTGTTCactctggggagaggccattcacctgctccatctgtagaaagggattcactcagtcaagCGCCCTGTGGACAcacaagcgagttcacaccgggcagaagccgttcacctgctctgagtgtgggaagggattcagtgattcatcacacctgcagagacacTGGCGAGTACATTCTGGGGAgcggccgttcacctgctccgaatgTGGAAAGGGATTTACTCAGATATCCAACCTGCAGATCCACCAACGAGTTCactctggggagaggccatttacgtgctctgtgtgtggaaagagattcactcagATATCCAACCTGCAGatccaccagcgagttcataccggggagaggccgttcacctgctgtgtgtgtggaaagggattcagtcATTCATACACTCTGCAGAAACACAAGTGGGATCACATTGgggggaggccattcacctgctctgagtgtgggaagggattcagcgATTCATCCACATTGCAGACACACAAGCGGGTTCACacaggagagaggccattcacttgctccctgtgtgagaagggattcactcagttatccaacctgctgacacaccagcgagttcacactggagagagaccgttcacctgttctgagtgtggaaagagattcactcagtcatcgcACCTgcggagacaccagcgagttcacaagtga